In one window of Temnothorax longispinosus isolate EJ_2023e chromosome 11, Tlon_JGU_v1, whole genome shotgun sequence DNA:
- the LOC139822597 gene encoding uncharacterized protein isoform X2: protein MDGAPGGRGGFRGRGGPGGLMRGRGGFERGRGGPMRGGNMMRGGRGNGPGGGMRGGPPMRGRGGPPRGGRGGHGGHFPPGPEGMSSGPGGGPPPLGMGGPPRGGGRGGGSNSFRSRGRGDFNRGDNRGGSNNFRGRGMDRGRGGSRGGSSRGGPSRGGGFGDRGGRGAGGRGGPTKRGGPPSSSGPSKRPRFDQPSSQSSNGYATQPPNQGGYGGSNNAYGGQQQPQQQQSVGYGGGGYGSQQGYTQSYQGYESYQQPQDYGQTGYPPSAPDNRYGGASSVPAAGGFGANDPYSYGKAPPSANYQEAVSAAGPGGGGGYAPVDPYDDRSNANIINRGGYSTQPYDYPSQDGVYGKQDYGGSAGYQNAQSQRRY, encoded by the exons ATGGACGGAGCACCAGGAGGTAGAGGTGGATTCCGAGGCCGTGGCGGTCCTGGTGGATTAATGAGGGGACGTGGCGGTTTTGAGAGAGGAAG AGGTGGCCCTATGCGAGGCGGTAACATGATGCGAGGTGGACGAGGCAATGGGCCTGGCGGTGGCATGAGAGGAGGCCCGCCTATGAGAGGCAGGGGTGGTCCCCCCAGGGGTGGACGTGGTGGACACGGTGGACATTTTCCTCCAGG ACCAGAAGGAATGTCTAGCGGACCTGGAGGTGGTCCGCCACCCCTAGGAATGGGTGGTCCTCCGCGAGGCGGCGGGAGGGGTGGCGGAAGTAATAGCTTTCGCAGCAGAGGCAGAGGCGACTTCAACAGGGGAGATAACCGCGGAGGTAGCAACAATTTCCGTGGTCGCGGCATGGATAGGGGTAGAGGAGGATCTAG AGGAGGATCGAGTAGAGGTGGACCAAGCCGTGGAGGTGGCTTCGGCGATCGTGGTGGCCGGGGGGCTGGTGGACGTGGTGGCCCGACGAAACGAGGAGGTCCACCTAGCTCCAGTGGACCCTCCAAGAGGCCGCGCTTTGATCAGCCGTCTTCCCAGTCATCCAACGGCTATGCCACTCAACCACCTAA cCAAGGCGGTTACGGAGGTTCAAATAACGCTTACGGCGGCCAACAACAACCGCAGCAACAACAGTCGGTAGGATATGGTGGCGGTGGCTATGGCTCGCAGCAAGGCTACACACAGTCTTATCAGGGTTATGAGAGCTATCAGCAGCCCCAGGATTATGGGCAAACG GGTTATCCACCGTCCGCACCAGATAACAGATACGGCGGAGCGTCATCGGTTCCAGCTGCAGGAGGATTCGGCGCTAACGATCCCTACAGTTACGGCAAAGCTCCGCCATCAG CCAATTACCAGGAGGCAGTGTCAGCTGCGGGGCCGGGGGGCGGGGGCGGTTATGCCCCTGTCGACCCATATGACGACCGATCTAATGCCAACATAATCAACCGGGGTGGTTACTCGACGCAACCTTACG ATTATCCGAGTCAGGACGGTGTTTATGGGAAACAGGACTATG GTGGCAGTGCTGGTTACCAAAACGCCCAGTCTCAGCGACGTTATTAA
- the LOC139822597 gene encoding uncharacterized protein isoform X3 → MDGAPGGRGGFRGRGGPGGLMRGRGGFERGRGGPMRGGNMMRGGRGNGPGGGMRGGPPMRGRGGPPRGGRGGHGGHFPPGPEGMSSGPGGGPPPLGMGGPPRGGGRGGGSNSFRSRGRGDFNRGDNRGGSNNFRGRGMDRGRGGSRGGSSRGGPSRGGGFGDRGGRGAGGRGGPTKRGGPPSSSGPSKRPRFDQPSSQSSNGYATQPPNQGGYGGSNNAYGGQQQPQQQQSVGYGGGGYGSQQGYTQSYQGYESYQQPQDYGQTGYPPSAPDNRYGGASSVPAAGGFGANDPYSYGKAPPSANYQEAVSAAGPGGGGGYAPVDPYDDRSNANIINRGGYSTQPYDYPSQDGVYGKQDYG, encoded by the exons ATGGACGGAGCACCAGGAGGTAGAGGTGGATTCCGAGGCCGTGGCGGTCCTGGTGGATTAATGAGGGGACGTGGCGGTTTTGAGAGAGGAAG AGGTGGCCCTATGCGAGGCGGTAACATGATGCGAGGTGGACGAGGCAATGGGCCTGGCGGTGGCATGAGAGGAGGCCCGCCTATGAGAGGCAGGGGTGGTCCCCCCAGGGGTGGACGTGGTGGACACGGTGGACATTTTCCTCCAGG ACCAGAAGGAATGTCTAGCGGACCTGGAGGTGGTCCGCCACCCCTAGGAATGGGTGGTCCTCCGCGAGGCGGCGGGAGGGGTGGCGGAAGTAATAGCTTTCGCAGCAGAGGCAGAGGCGACTTCAACAGGGGAGATAACCGCGGAGGTAGCAACAATTTCCGTGGTCGCGGCATGGATAGGGGTAGAGGAGGATCTAG AGGAGGATCGAGTAGAGGTGGACCAAGCCGTGGAGGTGGCTTCGGCGATCGTGGTGGCCGGGGGGCTGGTGGACGTGGTGGCCCGACGAAACGAGGAGGTCCACCTAGCTCCAGTGGACCCTCCAAGAGGCCGCGCTTTGATCAGCCGTCTTCCCAGTCATCCAACGGCTATGCCACTCAACCACCTAA cCAAGGCGGTTACGGAGGTTCAAATAACGCTTACGGCGGCCAACAACAACCGCAGCAACAACAGTCGGTAGGATATGGTGGCGGTGGCTATGGCTCGCAGCAAGGCTACACACAGTCTTATCAGGGTTATGAGAGCTATCAGCAGCCCCAGGATTATGGGCAAACG GGTTATCCACCGTCCGCACCAGATAACAGATACGGCGGAGCGTCATCGGTTCCAGCTGCAGGAGGATTCGGCGCTAACGATCCCTACAGTTACGGCAAAGCTCCGCCATCAG CCAATTACCAGGAGGCAGTGTCAGCTGCGGGGCCGGGGGGCGGGGGCGGTTATGCCCCTGTCGACCCATATGACGACCGATCTAATGCCAACATAATCAACCGGGGTGGTTACTCGACGCAACCTTACG ATTATCCGAGTCAGGACGGTGTTTATGGGAAACAGGACTATG GTTGA
- the LOC139822596 gene encoding uncharacterized protein isoform X2, with the protein MRVCSLHFKKEDYMQPSNAVLKKRHLKKTAVPSRNLPSSTREKTSSVAEADEARRIQKRIRRNCQRKELMEQRIQIERPVMQEETNNEEESPAVVSIHEIHVEDAPSFSALLFQNAEVQVNKFVNFIKNKNELSTLTGIESFEILNTITEIVELAVHKDKFENSKVRMNMIDRIIMTYIKLKQNASYSFLGIMFGCTAKHCQRVFYEMIKILSKCLKVAISWPSKEEIAKKLPPCFEDFKDVRVVVDCTEVFIQKPAKLCCQLSTYKTCKIMTGVTPAGNISYVSRPYGGRVSDTVIFEQSNLINLLQPDDAVMVDEGILIDKVCELNRFKCIRPSFLKDKQLTKAELILTCKIATARVHVERSYQRIKAFKIVSSKMPTVPILGDIFVVICATINMSLSILQR; encoded by the exons ATGAGAGTGTGTTCGCTGCATTTCAAGAAAGAAGATTATATGCAACCATCAa ATGctgttttaaaaaagagacACTTGAAGAAAACTGCTGTTCCATCGCGCAATTTGCCAAGCAGTACTAGAGAAAAAACTTCAAGTGTAGCGGAAGCTGATGAAGCACGACGAATCCAGAAACGAATAAGAAGGAATTGTCAAAGGAAAGAATTAATGGAGCAAAGAATTCAAATAGAAAGGCCTGTAATGCAAGAAGAAACGAACAATGAAGAAGAAAGTCCTGCAGTTGTGTCTATACATGAAATTCATGTTGAGGATGCCCCAAGTTTTAGTGctctattatttcaaaatgctGAGGTGCAAGTCAACaaattcgttaattttatcaaaaataaaaacgaattaAGTACTTTAACAGGAATTGaatcttttgaaattttaaatactattaCTGAAATTGTAGAACTTGCAGtacataaagataaatttgaaaacaGTAAAGTCAGGATGAATATGatagatagaattattatgacatacataaagttaaaacaaaaTGCTTCGTATAGCTTCTTAGGTATTATGTTTGGTTGCACAGCAAAGCATTGTCAGCGAGTATTCTATGAaatgataaagatattaaGCAAGTGCTTGAAAGTAGCAATTTCTTGGCCATCAAAAGaggaaattgcaaaaaaattgcCACCGTGTTTTGAAGATTTTAAAGACGTTAGAGTAGTAGTTGATTGCACTGAAGTTTTTATCCAAAAACCGGCAAAGCTTTGCTGTCAATTGTCGACATATAAAACGTGTAAAATAATGACCGGTGTTACACCAGCAGGAAATATTTCATATGTTAGTAGGCCTTATGGTGGAAGAGTAAGTGACACAGTTATATTTgaacaaagtaatttaataaatttattgcaaccTGATGACGCAGTAATGGTTGACGAAGggattttaattgataaagtATGTGAATTAAATCGTTTTAAATGCATAAGACCATCATTTTTGAAAGACAAACAACTTACTAAAGCGGAATTAATTTTGACATGTAAAATAGCTACAGCTAGAGTTCACGTAGAACGATCTTATCAGAGAATAAAagcttttaaaattgtaagttCAAAAATGCCTACTGTACCGATTTTAGGAGACATTTTTGTAGTTATTTGTGCAACAATTAATATGAGTTTGTCCATTCTTCaacgataa
- the LOC139822597 gene encoding uncharacterized protein isoform X6 produces MDGAPGGRGGFRGRGGPGGLMRGRGGFERGRGGPMRGGNMMRGGRGNGPGGGMRGGPPMRGRGGPPRGGRGGHGGHFPPGPEGMSSGPGGGPPPLGMGGPPRGGGRGGGSNSFRSRGRGDFNRGDNRGGSNNFRGRGMDRGRGGSRGGSSRGGPSRGGGFGDRGGRGAGGRGGPTKRGGPPSSSGPSKRPRFDQPSSQSSNGYATQPPNQGGYGGSNNAYGGQQQPQQQQSVGYGGGGYGSQQGYTQSYQGYESYQQPQDYGQTGYPPSAPDNRYGGASSVPAAGGFGANDPYSYGKAPPSDYPSQDGVYGKQDYG; encoded by the exons ATGGACGGAGCACCAGGAGGTAGAGGTGGATTCCGAGGCCGTGGCGGTCCTGGTGGATTAATGAGGGGACGTGGCGGTTTTGAGAGAGGAAG AGGTGGCCCTATGCGAGGCGGTAACATGATGCGAGGTGGACGAGGCAATGGGCCTGGCGGTGGCATGAGAGGAGGCCCGCCTATGAGAGGCAGGGGTGGTCCCCCCAGGGGTGGACGTGGTGGACACGGTGGACATTTTCCTCCAGG ACCAGAAGGAATGTCTAGCGGACCTGGAGGTGGTCCGCCACCCCTAGGAATGGGTGGTCCTCCGCGAGGCGGCGGGAGGGGTGGCGGAAGTAATAGCTTTCGCAGCAGAGGCAGAGGCGACTTCAACAGGGGAGATAACCGCGGAGGTAGCAACAATTTCCGTGGTCGCGGCATGGATAGGGGTAGAGGAGGATCTAG AGGAGGATCGAGTAGAGGTGGACCAAGCCGTGGAGGTGGCTTCGGCGATCGTGGTGGCCGGGGGGCTGGTGGACGTGGTGGCCCGACGAAACGAGGAGGTCCACCTAGCTCCAGTGGACCCTCCAAGAGGCCGCGCTTTGATCAGCCGTCTTCCCAGTCATCCAACGGCTATGCCACTCAACCACCTAA cCAAGGCGGTTACGGAGGTTCAAATAACGCTTACGGCGGCCAACAACAACCGCAGCAACAACAGTCGGTAGGATATGGTGGCGGTGGCTATGGCTCGCAGCAAGGCTACACACAGTCTTATCAGGGTTATGAGAGCTATCAGCAGCCCCAGGATTATGGGCAAACG GGTTATCCACCGTCCGCACCAGATAACAGATACGGCGGAGCGTCATCGGTTCCAGCTGCAGGAGGATTCGGCGCTAACGATCCCTACAGTTACGGCAAAGCTCCGCCATCAG ATTATCCGAGTCAGGACGGTGTTTATGGGAAACAGGACTATG GTTGA
- the LOC139822596 gene encoding uncharacterized protein isoform X1, with product MDIEHFPPRSSYNNKVNCSVRGCQSKARKNLNVRFHIFPKPNKRFIHLFGNSEKIDRFKAWKSALKIEEVNPHMRVCSLHFKKEDYMQPSNAVLKKRHLKKTAVPSRNLPSSTREKTSSVAEADEARRIQKRIRRNCQRKELMEQRIQIERPVMQEETNNEEESPAVVSIHEIHVEDAPSFSALLFQNAEVQVNKFVNFIKNKNELSTLTGIESFEILNTITEIVELAVHKDKFENSKVRMNMIDRIIMTYIKLKQNASYSFLGIMFGCTAKHCQRVFYEMIKILSKCLKVAISWPSKEEIAKKLPPCFEDFKDVRVVVDCTEVFIQKPAKLCCQLSTYKTCKIMTGVTPAGNISYVSRPYGGRVSDTVIFEQSNLINLLQPDDAVMVDEGILIDKVCELNRFKCIRPSFLKDKQLTKAELILTCKIATARVHVERSYQRIKAFKIVSSKMPTVPILGDIFVVICATINMSLSILQR from the exons atggaTATTGAACATTTTCCACCGCGTAGTAGTTATAACAACAAAGTTAATTGTTCAGTTCGCGGTTGTCAAAGTAAGGCtcggaaaaatttaaatgttcgatttcatatttttcccAAGCCTAATAAACGcttcatacatttatttgGCAATTCAGAAAAAATTGATCGTTTTAAAGCCTGGAAAAGTGCATTAAAAATTGAGGAAGTAAACCCTCATATGAGAGTGTGTTCGCTGCATTTCAAGAAAGAAGATTATATGCAACCATCAa ATGctgttttaaaaaagagacACTTGAAGAAAACTGCTGTTCCATCGCGCAATTTGCCAAGCAGTACTAGAGAAAAAACTTCAAGTGTAGCGGAAGCTGATGAAGCACGACGAATCCAGAAACGAATAAGAAGGAATTGTCAAAGGAAAGAATTAATGGAGCAAAGAATTCAAATAGAAAGGCCTGTAATGCAAGAAGAAACGAACAATGAAGAAGAAAGTCCTGCAGTTGTGTCTATACATGAAATTCATGTTGAGGATGCCCCAAGTTTTAGTGctctattatttcaaaatgctGAGGTGCAAGTCAACaaattcgttaattttatcaaaaataaaaacgaattaAGTACTTTAACAGGAATTGaatcttttgaaattttaaatactattaCTGAAATTGTAGAACTTGCAGtacataaagataaatttgaaaacaGTAAAGTCAGGATGAATATGatagatagaattattatgacatacataaagttaaaacaaaaTGCTTCGTATAGCTTCTTAGGTATTATGTTTGGTTGCACAGCAAAGCATTGTCAGCGAGTATTCTATGAaatgataaagatattaaGCAAGTGCTTGAAAGTAGCAATTTCTTGGCCATCAAAAGaggaaattgcaaaaaaattgcCACCGTGTTTTGAAGATTTTAAAGACGTTAGAGTAGTAGTTGATTGCACTGAAGTTTTTATCCAAAAACCGGCAAAGCTTTGCTGTCAATTGTCGACATATAAAACGTGTAAAATAATGACCGGTGTTACACCAGCAGGAAATATTTCATATGTTAGTAGGCCTTATGGTGGAAGAGTAAGTGACACAGTTATATTTgaacaaagtaatttaataaatttattgcaaccTGATGACGCAGTAATGGTTGACGAAGggattttaattgataaagtATGTGAATTAAATCGTTTTAAATGCATAAGACCATCATTTTTGAAAGACAAACAACTTACTAAAGCGGAATTAATTTTGACATGTAAAATAGCTACAGCTAGAGTTCACGTAGAACGATCTTATCAGAGAATAAAagcttttaaaattgtaagttCAAAAATGCCTACTGTACCGATTTTAGGAGACATTTTTGTAGTTATTTGTGCAACAATTAATATGAGTTTGTCCATTCTTCaacgataa
- the LOC139822597 gene encoding uncharacterized protein isoform X1, whose translation MDGAPGGRGGFRGRGGPGGLMRGRGGFERGRGGPMRGGNMMRGGRGNGPGGGMRGGPPMRGRGGPPRGGRGGHGGHFPPGPEGMSSGPGGGPPPLGMGGPPRGGGRGGGSNSFRSRGRGDFNRGDNRGGSNNFRGRGMDRGRGGSRGGSSRGGPSRGGGFGDRGGRGAGGRGGPTKRGGPPSSSGPSKRPRFDQPSSQSSNGYATQPPNQGGYGGSNNAYGGQQQPQQQQSVGYGGGGYGSQQGYTQSYQGYESYQQPQDYGQTGYPPSAPDNRYGGASSVPAAGGFGANDPYSYGKAPPSANYQEAVSAAGPGGGGGYAPVDPYDDRSNANIINRGGYSTQPYDYPSQDGVYGKQDYVRKNRLRTGQKIHGRKVKSRI comes from the exons ATGGACGGAGCACCAGGAGGTAGAGGTGGATTCCGAGGCCGTGGCGGTCCTGGTGGATTAATGAGGGGACGTGGCGGTTTTGAGAGAGGAAG AGGTGGCCCTATGCGAGGCGGTAACATGATGCGAGGTGGACGAGGCAATGGGCCTGGCGGTGGCATGAGAGGAGGCCCGCCTATGAGAGGCAGGGGTGGTCCCCCCAGGGGTGGACGTGGTGGACACGGTGGACATTTTCCTCCAGG ACCAGAAGGAATGTCTAGCGGACCTGGAGGTGGTCCGCCACCCCTAGGAATGGGTGGTCCTCCGCGAGGCGGCGGGAGGGGTGGCGGAAGTAATAGCTTTCGCAGCAGAGGCAGAGGCGACTTCAACAGGGGAGATAACCGCGGAGGTAGCAACAATTTCCGTGGTCGCGGCATGGATAGGGGTAGAGGAGGATCTAG AGGAGGATCGAGTAGAGGTGGACCAAGCCGTGGAGGTGGCTTCGGCGATCGTGGTGGCCGGGGGGCTGGTGGACGTGGTGGCCCGACGAAACGAGGAGGTCCACCTAGCTCCAGTGGACCCTCCAAGAGGCCGCGCTTTGATCAGCCGTCTTCCCAGTCATCCAACGGCTATGCCACTCAACCACCTAA cCAAGGCGGTTACGGAGGTTCAAATAACGCTTACGGCGGCCAACAACAACCGCAGCAACAACAGTCGGTAGGATATGGTGGCGGTGGCTATGGCTCGCAGCAAGGCTACACACAGTCTTATCAGGGTTATGAGAGCTATCAGCAGCCCCAGGATTATGGGCAAACG GGTTATCCACCGTCCGCACCAGATAACAGATACGGCGGAGCGTCATCGGTTCCAGCTGCAGGAGGATTCGGCGCTAACGATCCCTACAGTTACGGCAAAGCTCCGCCATCAG CCAATTACCAGGAGGCAGTGTCAGCTGCGGGGCCGGGGGGCGGGGGCGGTTATGCCCCTGTCGACCCATATGACGACCGATCTAATGCCAACATAATCAACCGGGGTGGTTACTCGACGCAACCTTACG ATTATCCGAGTCAGGACGGTGTTTATGGGAAACAGGACTATG TAAGGAAAAATCGGCTCCGAACTGGTCAAAAAATACATGGACGAAAGGTGAAGAGCCGGATCTAA
- the LOC139822597 gene encoding uncharacterized protein isoform X4, producing MDGAPGGRGGFRGRGGPGGLMRGRGGFERGRGGPMRGGNMMRGGRGNGPGGGMRGGPPMRGRGGPPRGGRGGHGGHFPPGPEGMSSGPGGGPPPLGMGGPPRGGGRGGGSNSFRSRGRGDFNRGDNRGGSNNFRGRGMDRGRGGSRGGSSRGGPSRGGGFGDRGGRGAGGRGGPTKRGGPPSSSGPSKRPRFDQPSSQSSNGYATQPPNQGGYGGSNNAYGGQQQPQQQQSVGYGGGGYGSQQGYTQSYQGYESYQQPQDYGQTGYPPSAPDNRYGGASSVPAAGGFGANDPYSYGKAPPSDYPSQDGVYGKQDYVRKNRLRTGQKIHGRKVKSRI from the exons ATGGACGGAGCACCAGGAGGTAGAGGTGGATTCCGAGGCCGTGGCGGTCCTGGTGGATTAATGAGGGGACGTGGCGGTTTTGAGAGAGGAAG AGGTGGCCCTATGCGAGGCGGTAACATGATGCGAGGTGGACGAGGCAATGGGCCTGGCGGTGGCATGAGAGGAGGCCCGCCTATGAGAGGCAGGGGTGGTCCCCCCAGGGGTGGACGTGGTGGACACGGTGGACATTTTCCTCCAGG ACCAGAAGGAATGTCTAGCGGACCTGGAGGTGGTCCGCCACCCCTAGGAATGGGTGGTCCTCCGCGAGGCGGCGGGAGGGGTGGCGGAAGTAATAGCTTTCGCAGCAGAGGCAGAGGCGACTTCAACAGGGGAGATAACCGCGGAGGTAGCAACAATTTCCGTGGTCGCGGCATGGATAGGGGTAGAGGAGGATCTAG AGGAGGATCGAGTAGAGGTGGACCAAGCCGTGGAGGTGGCTTCGGCGATCGTGGTGGCCGGGGGGCTGGTGGACGTGGTGGCCCGACGAAACGAGGAGGTCCACCTAGCTCCAGTGGACCCTCCAAGAGGCCGCGCTTTGATCAGCCGTCTTCCCAGTCATCCAACGGCTATGCCACTCAACCACCTAA cCAAGGCGGTTACGGAGGTTCAAATAACGCTTACGGCGGCCAACAACAACCGCAGCAACAACAGTCGGTAGGATATGGTGGCGGTGGCTATGGCTCGCAGCAAGGCTACACACAGTCTTATCAGGGTTATGAGAGCTATCAGCAGCCCCAGGATTATGGGCAAACG GGTTATCCACCGTCCGCACCAGATAACAGATACGGCGGAGCGTCATCGGTTCCAGCTGCAGGAGGATTCGGCGCTAACGATCCCTACAGTTACGGCAAAGCTCCGCCATCAG ATTATCCGAGTCAGGACGGTGTTTATGGGAAACAGGACTATG TAAGGAAAAATCGGCTCCGAACTGGTCAAAAAATACATGGACGAAAGGTGAAGAGCCGGATCTAA
- the LOC139822597 gene encoding uncharacterized protein isoform X5, with product MDGAPGGRGGFRGRGGPGGLMRGRGGFERGRGGPMRGGNMMRGGRGNGPGGGMRGGPPMRGRGGPPRGGRGGHGGHFPPGPEGMSSGPGGGPPPLGMGGPPRGGGRGGGSNSFRSRGRGDFNRGDNRGGSNNFRGRGMDRGRGGSRGGSSRGGPSRGGGFGDRGGRGAGGRGGPTKRGGPPSSSGPSKRPRFDQPSSQSSNGYATQPPNQGGYGGSNNAYGGQQQPQQQQSVGYGGGGYGSQQGYTQSYQGYESYQQPQDYGQTGYPPSAPDNRYGGASSVPAAGGFGANDPYSYGKAPPSDYPSQDGVYGKQDYGGSAGYQNAQSQRRY from the exons ATGGACGGAGCACCAGGAGGTAGAGGTGGATTCCGAGGCCGTGGCGGTCCTGGTGGATTAATGAGGGGACGTGGCGGTTTTGAGAGAGGAAG AGGTGGCCCTATGCGAGGCGGTAACATGATGCGAGGTGGACGAGGCAATGGGCCTGGCGGTGGCATGAGAGGAGGCCCGCCTATGAGAGGCAGGGGTGGTCCCCCCAGGGGTGGACGTGGTGGACACGGTGGACATTTTCCTCCAGG ACCAGAAGGAATGTCTAGCGGACCTGGAGGTGGTCCGCCACCCCTAGGAATGGGTGGTCCTCCGCGAGGCGGCGGGAGGGGTGGCGGAAGTAATAGCTTTCGCAGCAGAGGCAGAGGCGACTTCAACAGGGGAGATAACCGCGGAGGTAGCAACAATTTCCGTGGTCGCGGCATGGATAGGGGTAGAGGAGGATCTAG AGGAGGATCGAGTAGAGGTGGACCAAGCCGTGGAGGTGGCTTCGGCGATCGTGGTGGCCGGGGGGCTGGTGGACGTGGTGGCCCGACGAAACGAGGAGGTCCACCTAGCTCCAGTGGACCCTCCAAGAGGCCGCGCTTTGATCAGCCGTCTTCCCAGTCATCCAACGGCTATGCCACTCAACCACCTAA cCAAGGCGGTTACGGAGGTTCAAATAACGCTTACGGCGGCCAACAACAACCGCAGCAACAACAGTCGGTAGGATATGGTGGCGGTGGCTATGGCTCGCAGCAAGGCTACACACAGTCTTATCAGGGTTATGAGAGCTATCAGCAGCCCCAGGATTATGGGCAAACG GGTTATCCACCGTCCGCACCAGATAACAGATACGGCGGAGCGTCATCGGTTCCAGCTGCAGGAGGATTCGGCGCTAACGATCCCTACAGTTACGGCAAAGCTCCGCCATCAG ATTATCCGAGTCAGGACGGTGTTTATGGGAAACAGGACTATG GTGGCAGTGCTGGTTACCAAAACGCCCAGTCTCAGCGACGTTATTAA